A genomic region of Drosophila kikkawai strain 14028-0561.14 chromosome X, DkikHiC1v2, whole genome shotgun sequence contains the following coding sequences:
- the out gene encoding uncharacterized protein out isoform X1 produces MKPSGEFWEESHPFTMEKSNLTEKNRIHVYNDTTKPKKPKRRDKSDLGPDFVAPDGGWGWVVCLAAGLNNFFLFPALQQYGLIYRVRMHSLGFDAKQTTTIVNVVMAISSLVGIVNGAMFRRFTFRQVALTGTTLAFMGIFLSAFCTNFWQYIICLSAIYGIGLGLSMAATSLAVNTYFKLRRRRATGFSWTITGLGPIFFPQVSTFLLDYYGAQGSILIYAGIAMNAVLCALTLQPVLWHVKKPEKPALQAAPVEGVESDKDQPEQLMEANGNLLAPANDPWKDYECKYCQYQKRGKRGIFSSQYLFNVDDPERPGYEITEPGTPMLARANDGWFGSKLSLTSEHAGGARYRTRQALMRQVSSRSRENLDRLEAPRDQEQHQDQSSAGAPLYKPNYFNREREDMDRYASKTSVYSRPGQEELLRCTCAEDKALLQKTAEALQLEQMSDHDTDVVAQEEEEAKRRMTFFQKVSKFFDLDLLRDFTFVNLAVGMSIMMFGEMNFSVLTPFILNSFGYTDKQISLVMSLLACMDISVRFLAPLALEKVKLDNRVLFAFGILCIAVGRVVVSFTSSYEVMIGVFLLIGFGKGFRTIFSPLIIPSYVPLNRLPAASGLQLIFNTMFSFAMGPILGILTEAFGYAATIHTINALTCLALLLWLTESVVRGILGRPSKGLGQ; encoded by the exons GGATGGGGCTGGGTGGTGTGCCTGGCAGCTGGATTGAATAAT TTCTTCCTATTCCCGGCTCTGCAACAGTATGGTCTCATCTACCGCGTGCGTATGCACTCCCTGGGCTTCGATGCCAAGCAGACCACGACCATTGTCAATGTGGTGATGGCCATTTCCTCGCTAGTAG GCATTGTCAACGGAGCCATGTTCCGGCGTTTCACCTTCCGCCAGGTGGCCCTGACCGGCACCACACTGGCCTTTATGGGCATCTTCCTGTCGGCCTTCTGCACCAACTTTTGGCAGTACATCATCTGCCTATCGGCCATCTATGGCATTGGCCTGGGCTTGTCCATGGCGGCCACCTCGCTGGCCGTGAACACATACTTCAAATTACGCCGGCGTCGGGCCACCGGCTTTTCGTGGACAATCACGGGACTGGGACCGATCTTCTTTCCCCAGGTATCCACCTTCCTGCTGGACTACTATGGCGCCCAGGGCAGCATATTGATTTACGCCGGCATTGCCATGAACGCCGTGCTCTGTGCCCTCACCCTGCAGCCGGTGCTGTGGCATGTAAAGAAGCCCGAGAAGCCCGCCCTTCAGGCGGCACCCGTGGAGGGCGTAGAGTCAGACAAGGATCAGCCGGAGCAGCTGATGGAGGCCAATGGCAACCTGCTGGCACCCGCCAATGACCCGTGGAAGGATTACGAGTGCAAGTATTGTCAGTACCAGAAGCGTGGCAAGCGCGGCATCTTCTCCTCGCAGTACCTCTTCAATGTGGACGACCCCGAGCGTCCGGGTTACGAAATCACCGAGCCTGGAACTCCGATGTTGGCCCGGGCCAATGACGGTTGGTTTGGCTCCAAGCTATCCCTGACCTCGGAGCATGCCGGCGGAGCTCGCTACCGGACGCGACAGGCACTGATGCGTCAGGTCTCGTCCAGGAGTCGCGAGAACCTGGATCGCTTGGAGGCACCGCGAGACCAGGAGCAGCATCAGGATCAGAGCTCCGCCGGGGCGCCCCTCTACAAGCCGAACTACTTTAATCGGGAACGCGAGGACATGGATCGGTATGCCAGCAAAACGAGCGTCTATTCGCGTCCCGGCCAGGAGGAGCTTCTGCGCTGCACCTGTGCCGAGGACAAGGCGCTGCTGCAGAAGACCGCCGAGGCGCTGCAGCTGGAGCAGATGAGCGACCACGATACTGACGTGGTGgctcaggaggaggaggaggccaagCGACGCATGACCTTCTTTCAGAAGGTGAGCAAGTTCTTTGATTTGGACCTGCTCAGGGACTTCACCTTCGTCAATCTGGCGGTGGGCATGAGCATCATGATGTTCGGGGAGATGAACTTCTCGGTGCTGACGCCGTTCATCCTGAATAGCTTCGGATATACGGATAAACAGATCTCGCTGGTGATGTCCCTACTGGCCTGCATGGACATCTCGGTGCGTTTCCTGGCGCCACTGGCCCTGGAGAAGGTGAAGCTGGACAACCGGGTGCTGTTTGCCTTTGGCATCCTCTGCATTGCCGTGGGTCGCGTGGTGGTGTCGTTTACCAGCTCGTACGAGGTCATGATTGGGGTGTTTCTGCTAATTGGCTTTGGCAAGGGCTTCCGGACCATCTTCTCGCCGCTGATCATACCCAGCTATGTGCCGCTGAATCGCTTGCCGGCCGCCTCGGGCCTCCAGTTGATCTTCAATACTATGTTCTCCTTTGCCATGGGTCCCATTCTGG gcATCCTGACGGAGGCCTTTGGCTATGCAGCCACCATCCACACCATCAATGCTCTGACCTGCCTGGCCCTGCTCCTCTGGCTTACGGAGTCCGTGGTGCGTGGCATTCTGGGTCGACCCTCCAAGGGCCTGGGTCAGTAG
- the out gene encoding uncharacterized protein out isoform X2 has translation MEKSNLTEKNRIHVYNDTTKPKKPKRRDKSDLGPDFVAPDGGWGWVVCLAAGLNNFFLFPALQQYGLIYRVRMHSLGFDAKQTTTIVNVVMAISSLVGIVNGAMFRRFTFRQVALTGTTLAFMGIFLSAFCTNFWQYIICLSAIYGIGLGLSMAATSLAVNTYFKLRRRRATGFSWTITGLGPIFFPQVSTFLLDYYGAQGSILIYAGIAMNAVLCALTLQPVLWHVKKPEKPALQAAPVEGVESDKDQPEQLMEANGNLLAPANDPWKDYECKYCQYQKRGKRGIFSSQYLFNVDDPERPGYEITEPGTPMLARANDGWFGSKLSLTSEHAGGARYRTRQALMRQVSSRSRENLDRLEAPRDQEQHQDQSSAGAPLYKPNYFNREREDMDRYASKTSVYSRPGQEELLRCTCAEDKALLQKTAEALQLEQMSDHDTDVVAQEEEEAKRRMTFFQKVSKFFDLDLLRDFTFVNLAVGMSIMMFGEMNFSVLTPFILNSFGYTDKQISLVMSLLACMDISVRFLAPLALEKVKLDNRVLFAFGILCIAVGRVVVSFTSSYEVMIGVFLLIGFGKGFRTIFSPLIIPSYVPLNRLPAASGLQLIFNTMFSFAMGPILGILTEAFGYAATIHTINALTCLALLLWLTESVVRGILGRPSKGLGQ, from the exons GGATGGGGCTGGGTGGTGTGCCTGGCAGCTGGATTGAATAAT TTCTTCCTATTCCCGGCTCTGCAACAGTATGGTCTCATCTACCGCGTGCGTATGCACTCCCTGGGCTTCGATGCCAAGCAGACCACGACCATTGTCAATGTGGTGATGGCCATTTCCTCGCTAGTAG GCATTGTCAACGGAGCCATGTTCCGGCGTTTCACCTTCCGCCAGGTGGCCCTGACCGGCACCACACTGGCCTTTATGGGCATCTTCCTGTCGGCCTTCTGCACCAACTTTTGGCAGTACATCATCTGCCTATCGGCCATCTATGGCATTGGCCTGGGCTTGTCCATGGCGGCCACCTCGCTGGCCGTGAACACATACTTCAAATTACGCCGGCGTCGGGCCACCGGCTTTTCGTGGACAATCACGGGACTGGGACCGATCTTCTTTCCCCAGGTATCCACCTTCCTGCTGGACTACTATGGCGCCCAGGGCAGCATATTGATTTACGCCGGCATTGCCATGAACGCCGTGCTCTGTGCCCTCACCCTGCAGCCGGTGCTGTGGCATGTAAAGAAGCCCGAGAAGCCCGCCCTTCAGGCGGCACCCGTGGAGGGCGTAGAGTCAGACAAGGATCAGCCGGAGCAGCTGATGGAGGCCAATGGCAACCTGCTGGCACCCGCCAATGACCCGTGGAAGGATTACGAGTGCAAGTATTGTCAGTACCAGAAGCGTGGCAAGCGCGGCATCTTCTCCTCGCAGTACCTCTTCAATGTGGACGACCCCGAGCGTCCGGGTTACGAAATCACCGAGCCTGGAACTCCGATGTTGGCCCGGGCCAATGACGGTTGGTTTGGCTCCAAGCTATCCCTGACCTCGGAGCATGCCGGCGGAGCTCGCTACCGGACGCGACAGGCACTGATGCGTCAGGTCTCGTCCAGGAGTCGCGAGAACCTGGATCGCTTGGAGGCACCGCGAGACCAGGAGCAGCATCAGGATCAGAGCTCCGCCGGGGCGCCCCTCTACAAGCCGAACTACTTTAATCGGGAACGCGAGGACATGGATCGGTATGCCAGCAAAACGAGCGTCTATTCGCGTCCCGGCCAGGAGGAGCTTCTGCGCTGCACCTGTGCCGAGGACAAGGCGCTGCTGCAGAAGACCGCCGAGGCGCTGCAGCTGGAGCAGATGAGCGACCACGATACTGACGTGGTGgctcaggaggaggaggaggccaagCGACGCATGACCTTCTTTCAGAAGGTGAGCAAGTTCTTTGATTTGGACCTGCTCAGGGACTTCACCTTCGTCAATCTGGCGGTGGGCATGAGCATCATGATGTTCGGGGAGATGAACTTCTCGGTGCTGACGCCGTTCATCCTGAATAGCTTCGGATATACGGATAAACAGATCTCGCTGGTGATGTCCCTACTGGCCTGCATGGACATCTCGGTGCGTTTCCTGGCGCCACTGGCCCTGGAGAAGGTGAAGCTGGACAACCGGGTGCTGTTTGCCTTTGGCATCCTCTGCATTGCCGTGGGTCGCGTGGTGGTGTCGTTTACCAGCTCGTACGAGGTCATGATTGGGGTGTTTCTGCTAATTGGCTTTGGCAAGGGCTTCCGGACCATCTTCTCGCCGCTGATCATACCCAGCTATGTGCCGCTGAATCGCTTGCCGGCCGCCTCGGGCCTCCAGTTGATCTTCAATACTATGTTCTCCTTTGCCATGGGTCCCATTCTGG gcATCCTGACGGAGGCCTTTGGCTATGCAGCCACCATCCACACCATCAATGCTCTGACCTGCCTGGCCCTGCTCCTCTGGCTTACGGAGTCCGTGGTGCGTGGCATTCTGGGTCGACCCTCCAAGGGCCTGGGTCAGTAG